A stretch of DNA from Microbacterium sp. LWS13-1.2:
CGGTGCCCTGGTTGTTACGCAGGCCCTCGATGAGCCCGCGCACCTCGGCGGCGGGGTCCTCGGGGAGGGGCACGAAGTCGGCGGTCTTGACGTACTCGACCGCGTTGCGGCCGGCGCGCTTGCCGAACACGTTGATGTCGAGCAGCGAGTTCGTGCCGAGGCGGTTCGAGCCGTGCACCGAGACGCAGGCGCATTCGCCGGCGGCGTACAGGCCCGGCACGACGGTGGTGTTGTCGCTCAGCACCTGCGCGTCGTTGTTGGTCGGGATGCCTCCCATCGCGTAGTGCGCGGTCGGCATGACCGGCACCGGCTCGACCACGGGGTCGACGCCGAGGTAGGTGCGAGCGAACTCGGTGATGTCGGGCAGCTTCGTCTCGAGCACCTCGGCGCCGAGATGCGTGCAGTCCAGCAGCACGTAGTCGCGGTGAGGACCGGCGCCCCGGCCTTCGGCGACCTCCTGCACCATGCAGCGGCTGACGATGTCGCGCGGCGCGAGGTCCTTGATGGTGGGCGCGTAGCGCTCCATGAAGCGCTCGCCCGAGACGTTGCGCAGGATCGCGCCCTCGCCGCGGGCTCCTTCGGTGAGCAGGATGCCGAGCCCGGCGAGGCCGGTCGGGTGGAACTGGAAGAACTCCATGTCCTCCAGTGGGAGGCCCTTGCGCCAGATGATGCCCACGCCGTCGCCGGTGAGGGTGTGCGCGTTCGAGGTCGTCTTGAAGATCTTGCCGAAGCCGCCGGTCGCGAAGATCACGGCCTTCGACTGGAAGACGTGCAGCTCGCCGGTGGCCAGCTCATAGGCCACGACGCCCGCGATCTGCTTGTCCGTGCCCTCGCCGACCGTGATGAGGTCGAGCACGTAGAACTCGTTGAAGAAGTTGATGCCGAGCTTCACGCAGTTCTGGAACAGCGTCTGCAGGATCATGTGACCCGTGCGGTCGGCGGCGTAGCAGGCGCGGCGGACCGGGGTCTTGCCGTGGTCGGCGGTGTGGCCGCCGAAGCGCCGCTGGTCGATCTTGCCCTCGGGCGTCCGGTTGAACGGCAGGCCCATGTTCTCGAGGTCGATGACCGCGTCGATGGCTTCTTTGGCGAGGATCTCGGCCGCATCCTGGTCGACGAGGTAGTCACCGCCCTTGACGGTGTCGAAGGTGTGCCACTCCCACGAGTCCTCTTCGACATTGGCCAGCGCCGCCGCCATGCCTCCCTGCGCCGCACCGGTGTGCGAACGCGTCGGGTACAGCTTCGAGATGACCGCCGTCCTCGCACCCGGCCCGGCCTCGATGGCCGCGCGCATGCCGGCCCCGCCGGCTCCCACGATGACGATGTCGAACTGGTGGTAGTGGACGCCGTCCTTGACGTAGCTTGCAGTGCTCTCGGTGCCGGTAGGGGTCTCAGTGCTCACGCTGGATGCTTTCGGTGGTCGATGCTCGGGGGGCGCCCGAACGCTATGCGCAGATTCCGATGATGAGGTCGGAGGCGGTCTCGGAGTCGAAGCCGATGCACGGGTCGAAGGTGAACACGACCAGCGTGCCCAGCACGATGAGGAACGCCGCGGCGAGCCACAGCACCCACACCAGCACGCGACGCGTCGTCGGGTGCGTCACGTAGTCGTTCACGATCGTGCGCATGCCGTTGGCGCCGTGGATGAGCGCGAGCCACAGCATCAGCACGTCCCACCACTGCCAGAACGGCGAGGCGTACTTGCCCGCGACGAAGGCGAAGTCGATGCCGTGGATGCCCTCGCCGAGCATGAGGTTGACGAACAGGTGGCCGAAGATGAGGACCACGAGCAGCACGCCCGAGGCTCGCATGTAGATCCAGCCCCACTTCTCGAGGTTGGGGCCTTTGCGCCGGACCGGGGAGTACGGGGCGCGGGGGTCGGCGATCGTGGTCATCAGTGACCTCCTCCCGGAGCGAAGGCGAGCATGAGATGGCGCGGCGTGAAGCCGAGCATCGTCACGACCCACAGCCCGAGGACGCCCCACCACAGCTGGCGCTGGTGGCGGGTGGCCCACGACCAGAAGTCGACCAGGATGATGCGCAGTCCGTTGTAGGCGTGGTACGCGATGGCGCCGACGAGTGCGACCTCGCCGAGGGCCATCACCCAGTTCTTGTAGGTGCCGATGACCGCGTCGTACGCCTCGGGCGAGACCCGGATGAGGGCCGTGTCGAGGACATGGACGAGCAGGAAGAAGAAGATCGCGACGCCGGTGATGCGGTGCAGCACCCACGACCACATGCCTTCGTTCCCGCGATACAGCGTGCCGCGGGGAACTCGGGAGGTGGTCTCGGATACCGACGGTGTGACGCGTGCTGGTGCAGACACGGCCGTCCTCCTTGGATCGAAACACGGTGGGGCTGACCTCTGACTGCGAGGACGGCCCCCGAAGACGGCCCGCAACATTGCGCTTCGGGCCGTCGGCGTCACGCGGGCGCTGCGACCATCCTATTCCCGTCGCGCCGCAGTGGGAGATTAGGTGGTCCTAACTTCTCTCGACGTCGAGAGATCTCGGAGCGAGTCGACGGTCCCGTGGAAAACGCACCGAAACCTTTTGCCCTGCCCCAAAGCGCCGCCTAGCGTTTGTTGCACGCAAGAACATATGTGCCGCTCCGGCGATGCGTATGACCGACAACGATGTCAGGAGTTCCCCATGCGCCGATCTGTACGATCACTTCTGGTGGCCACGGCTGCCGCTGCCCTCGTCCTGCCTCTCCTGGGCGCGACGGCAGCGAATGCCGAGCCGCCCGGGTACAGCCACGCCGACAAGGACACCCTGCGCAACCAGGCGCCGCGCGATCTCGCCATCGGCAGCGCCGTCTGGGGCCAGCGGGACCTCGTCGACTACGACCGCAGCGCCCCCACCGAGTACCAGCAGGTCCTCAGTGCCCAGTTCTCGTCCCTCACGCCGGAGAACGACATGAAGTGGGATGCCGTCCACCCGGCTCCGGACGTATACGACTTCACGTCCGCCGACGCGCTGGTCGCCTTCGCCCAGGCCAACCACCAGCAGGTGCGCGGGCACACGTTGCTGTGGCACAGCCAGAACCCGGCGTGGGTGACCGCGGCGAGCCAGACGTGGACGTGCGACCAGGCACGTGCGGTGCTCGAGGACCACATCCGCACCGTGGTGGGCCACTTCAAGGGCGAGATCTACGAGTGGGATGTCGTGAACGAGATCTTCCAGGACACCTGGGACAACGGCGGGGTGCGGCTGCGTACCGAGGCGAACCCGTTCCTCAAGGCCTGTACCGCCGACCCGATCGCGCTCCTCGAGGACGCGTTCCGCTGGGCGCACGAAGCCGACCCCGAGGCTGTGCTGTTCCTGAACGACTACAACGCGGAGGGCATCAACGAGAAGACCGACGCGTACTACGCCCTCGCACAGCGGATGCTCGCCGACGGCGTGCCGCTCGGCGGTTTCGGCGCCCAGGGCCACCTCAGCCTGCTCTACGGCTTCGACACCTCGATCCAGGCGAACTTCGAGCGCTTCGCCGCGCTGGGACTGAAGGTGGCGGTGACCGAGGCGGACGTGCGCATCCCGCTGCAGGAGGGTGAGACCGGCCCGACGCCCGAGCAGGTCGCCGTGCAGGCCGAGCGCTACGACGCCATGCTCACGGCGTGCCTGAACGTGACCGCCTGCTCGTCGTTCACGGTGTGGGGATTCCCGGACGCCAACTCGTGGGTTCCCGACGTGTTCCCTGGTGAGGGCTGGGCGACGATCCTCGAGGACGACTACTCGCCGAAGCCCGCTTTCGACGCGATGCTCGAGTCGCTTCGCCAAGCGACCCCGGGCACTTCTCCGCGGCGCGGCTGAATCGGGTGCGACGGCGGCCGGCCGCGAGGTCGACCGCCCTCGCGCGCGCGGGTTCGGCGGTAGCCTCAGAGGCATGCCAGGACCCATCGACGACTTCTACGCCGTGATTCCCGCAGGCGGCATCGGCAGCCGGCTGTGGCCGCTGTCGCGTGCCGACGCGCCGAAGTTCCTCCACGACCTCACCGGGTCCGGACAGACACTGCTCCGCGACACCTGGGACCGCCTGGCACCCCTCGCCGGCGACGACCGCATCGCTGTGGTCACCGGGCGCGCGCACCGCGCGGCTGTGGAGCGGGAACTCCCCGGCATCGCCGACAAGAACGTCTTTCTGGAATCCGAGCCCCGTGACTCCACGGCCGCGATCGGCCTCGCCGCCGCGATCCTCTCGCGCCGTGAGCCGGACGTCATCATCGGCTCCTTCGCCGCGGACCACGTCATCCGCGTGCCGCAACTGTTCGAGTGGGCGGTGAACCAGGCGGTGGCCACCGCGCGTGAGGGGTACATCTGCACCATCGGCATCCAGCCGTCCGAGGCGTCGGTGGGTTTCGGCTATATCAAGAAGGGCGACGCGCTGTCGATCGACGGCGCGCCCGAGGCCGCGCTGGTGGAGAGCTTCGTGGAGAAACCCGATCTCGACACCGCGAAGGAGTACTTCGCCGACCGCAACTACCTCTGGAATGCGGGCATGTTCATCTCGCGCGCCGACGTGCTCCTCGGCGAGATCGCCGAGAACGAGCCGCAGCTGTATGCGGGGCTGATCGACCTCGCCGAGGCGTGGGACGATCGCGAGGAGCGCGGACCGGTCGTCGACCGGGTGTGGCCGACGCTCAAGAAGATCGCGATCGACTACACGGTCGCCGAGCCGGCAGCCGCGAAGGGTCGCCTCGCCGTCATCCCCGGCCACTTCGACTGGGACGACGTCGGAGACTTCGCGAGCCTCGCCAAGCTCAACTCGCACGGCCGCAAGAACGATCTCGCGATCCTCGGCGAGAACGCGCGCATCCTGTCCGACGCCGCCAGCGGCATCGTGGTCAGCCAGACGCGACGCGTCATCAGCCTGATCGGCGTGCGCGACATCGTCGTCGTCGACACGGAGGACGCGCTCCTGGTCACCACGAGCGAGCACGCGCAGCGCGTGAAGGGCGTCGTCGACGCGCTCAAGCTGAGCGGGCGCGGCGAAGTCCTCTGACCGGCCGCGCATTCGCGCGCACCAGCCGTCGGCATGCGCGCGGACACCGGCGTGCACGGCAGGCGGGGGCGGCGGCATCCGCTCTCCTCATCGCCCCCAGATTGCGTCTTTGTAACCTTTCGCGAACAGGGGCCTCTGGAGTACGCAAACGCGCCGTCACAGTGGGTAACTTTGTGCAGTCCCCGTGAAGGACGCGGGGGAACGTAGTGGAGGCTGAGTTGACCATCTCACGCACCAAGAAGCTCGTCGGCGTCACAGCCGCCGCGGGCCTGCTGATCGCCCTCGCGGGCTGCGGCTCCGCCCCTGAGGAGACGGACCCCACGGGCGACGCCGGCAACGTCGTCGAGGGCTTCACCCCCTGCCTCGTCTCGGACGACGGCGGGTTCAACGACAAGTCGTTCAACCAGTCCGCGCTCGAGGGCATGGAGCGCGCCGCCGACGAGCTGGGCGTCGAGGCCATCGAGGTCGAGTCGAGCTCGGCCAACGACTACGCCCCGAACCTCGAGAACCTGATCGCCGAGGGCTGCACGTTCATCGTGTCGGTCGGCTTCAAGCTGTCCGCCGACACGATCGCCTCGGCGAACGCGAACCCCGAGGTCAGCTACGCGATCATCGACGACTGGGCCGACAACACCGGCGCCACCGACGACGACGGCAAGGACATCGGCGACGGCACCACCGACGCCCCCAACATCAAGCCGCTCATGTTCGACACGGTCCAGGCCGCGTACCTCGGCGGCTACGCCGCGGCCGCGTGGTCCGCGAACGCCGGCGTCAACAAGGTCGGCACGTTCGGCGGCATCCCGATCCCGCCGGTCACGATCTTCATGGACGGCTTCGTCGACGGCGTCGAGAAGTACAACGAAGACAAGGGCGCCGCGGTCGAGACCTACGGCTGGGACGTCGAGGCCCAGCAGGGCTCGATGACCGGTGGCTTCGCCGCCAACGACACCGCCAAGCAGACCGCGCAGGGCATCCTCGACCAGGGCGTCGACGTGATCCTCCCGGTCGGTGGCCCGATCTACCAGAGCGCGCGCGACGCCATCACCGACGGTGGCACGGGCACGGTCATGCTGGGCGTCGACTCCGACCTCGCGGTCGCCGACCCGTCGGTCGCCGACATGGTGCTGGTGTCGATCATGAAGCGCATCGACGAGGCCGTCTACCAGGCGACCCTGGAGGCCTCCACCGGCGAGTTCGACGTGACCCCGTACGTCGGCACGCTCGAGAACGAGGGCGTTGGCCTGTCGGGCTTCGGCTCGTTCGAGTCGCAGCTTCCTGAGGGTCTGGCCGACGAGCTCGCCACGCTGCAGGAGCAGATCATCTCGGGTGAGCTCGAGGTGACCTCGCCCAGCTCGCCGTAAGGCAGCAGGAGACACAGCACGCGGCCGGGTGGACGAGACTCCACCCGGCCGCGTTCTTCCGAGCCCACCGGCGCGCACACCTGATGGCGCCATGGCCGACTGGATATATAGGGTGCAGATATGAAGCTCGAGCTCCGTGGGATCACGAAGCGGTTCGGGTCCCTCGTCGCCAACGACCACATCGATCTCGTGGTCCAGCCCGGTGAGATCCACGCTCTCCTCGGCGAGAACGGCGCCGGCAAGTCCACGCTCATGAACGTGCTCTACGGCCTCTACCAGGCCGACGAGGGGGAGATCCTCCTGGACGACGTCGTCCAGCACTTCCGGGGCCCCGGCGACGCGATGAACGCCGGCATCGGGATGGTGCACCAGCACTTCATGCTCATTCCCGTCTTCACCGTCGCCGAGAACGTCATGCTCGGCCACGAGGACACGAAGGCGCTCGGAGCGCTCGACCTGGGCAAGGCCCGTCAGCACGTCCGCGCGGTCGCAGAGCGATTCGGGTTCGAAGTGGATCCCGACGCGATCGTGGGCGACCTGCCCGTGGGCGTGCAGCAGCGCGTCGAGATCATCAAGGCTCTCTCGCGCGACGCGAAGGTGCTCGTCTTCGACGAGCCCACAGCGGTCCTCACTCCGCAGGAGACCGACGAACTGATGGCGATCATGCGGCAGCTGCGCGACGAGGGCACCTCGATCGTCTTCATCACCCACAAGCTGCGCGAGGTCCGGGCGGTCGCCGACCGCATCACCGTCATCCGGCTGGGCAAGGTCGTCGGCGAGGCGTCGCCGACGGCGTCCAACGCCGAACTGGCGTCGCTCATGGTCG
This window harbors:
- the sdhA gene encoding succinate dehydrogenase flavoprotein subunit; its protein translation is MSTETPTGTESTASYVKDGVHYHQFDIVIVGAGGAGMRAAIEAGPGARTAVISKLYPTRSHTGAAQGGMAAALANVEEDSWEWHTFDTVKGGDYLVDQDAAEILAKEAIDAVIDLENMGLPFNRTPEGKIDQRRFGGHTADHGKTPVRRACYAADRTGHMILQTLFQNCVKLGINFFNEFYVLDLITVGEGTDKQIAGVVAYELATGELHVFQSKAVIFATGGFGKIFKTTSNAHTLTGDGVGIIWRKGLPLEDMEFFQFHPTGLAGLGILLTEGARGEGAILRNVSGERFMERYAPTIKDLAPRDIVSRCMVQEVAEGRGAGPHRDYVLLDCTHLGAEVLETKLPDITEFARTYLGVDPVVEPVPVMPTAHYAMGGIPTNNDAQVLSDNTTVVPGLYAAGECACVSVHGSNRLGTNSLLDINVFGKRAGRNAVEYVKTADFVPLPEDPAAEVRGLIEGLRNNQGTERIAALRKTLQDEMDRKAQVFRTDESLGEVLEVIEELRERFKNVHVDDKGKRYNTDLLEAVELGFLLDIAEVVVVTAKNRKESRGGHMRDDFPKRDDEKYMQHTMAYLSGDAGSSQSEDHIRLDWKPVVFTKNEAGELRYPPLERKY
- a CDS encoding succinate dehydrogenase hydrophobic membrane anchor subunit translates to MTTIADPRAPYSPVRRKGPNLEKWGWIYMRASGVLLVVLIFGHLFVNLMLGEGIHGIDFAFVAGKYASPFWQWWDVLMLWLALIHGANGMRTIVNDYVTHPTTRRVLVWVLWLAAAFLIVLGTLVVFTFDPCIGFDSETASDLIIGICA
- the sdhC gene encoding succinate dehydrogenase, cytochrome b556 subunit codes for the protein MSAPARVTPSVSETTSRVPRGTLYRGNEGMWSWVLHRITGVAIFFFLLVHVLDTALIRVSPEAYDAVIGTYKNWVMALGEVALVGAIAYHAYNGLRIILVDFWSWATRHQRQLWWGVLGLWVVTMLGFTPRHLMLAFAPGGGH
- a CDS encoding endo-1,4-beta-xylanase, producing MATAAAALVLPLLGATAANAEPPGYSHADKDTLRNQAPRDLAIGSAVWGQRDLVDYDRSAPTEYQQVLSAQFSSLTPENDMKWDAVHPAPDVYDFTSADALVAFAQANHQQVRGHTLLWHSQNPAWVTAASQTWTCDQARAVLEDHIRTVVGHFKGEIYEWDVVNEIFQDTWDNGGVRLRTEANPFLKACTADPIALLEDAFRWAHEADPEAVLFLNDYNAEGINEKTDAYYALAQRMLADGVPLGGFGAQGHLSLLYGFDTSIQANFERFAALGLKVAVTEADVRIPLQEGETGPTPEQVAVQAERYDAMLTACLNVTACSSFTVWGFPDANSWVPDVFPGEGWATILEDDYSPKPAFDAMLESLRQATPGTSPRRG
- a CDS encoding mannose-1-phosphate guanylyltransferase, which gives rise to MPGPIDDFYAVIPAGGIGSRLWPLSRADAPKFLHDLTGSGQTLLRDTWDRLAPLAGDDRIAVVTGRAHRAAVERELPGIADKNVFLESEPRDSTAAIGLAAAILSRREPDVIIGSFAADHVIRVPQLFEWAVNQAVATAREGYICTIGIQPSEASVGFGYIKKGDALSIDGAPEAALVESFVEKPDLDTAKEYFADRNYLWNAGMFISRADVLLGEIAENEPQLYAGLIDLAEAWDDREERGPVVDRVWPTLKKIAIDYTVAEPAAAKGRLAVIPGHFDWDDVGDFASLAKLNSHGRKNDLAILGENARILSDAASGIVVSQTRRVISLIGVRDIVVVDTEDALLVTTSEHAQRVKGVVDALKLSGRGEVL
- a CDS encoding BMP family ABC transporter substrate-binding protein, yielding MTISRTKKLVGVTAAAGLLIALAGCGSAPEETDPTGDAGNVVEGFTPCLVSDDGGFNDKSFNQSALEGMERAADELGVEAIEVESSSANDYAPNLENLIAEGCTFIVSVGFKLSADTIASANANPEVSYAIIDDWADNTGATDDDGKDIGDGTTDAPNIKPLMFDTVQAAYLGGYAAAAWSANAGVNKVGTFGGIPIPPVTIFMDGFVDGVEKYNEDKGAAVETYGWDVEAQQGSMTGGFAANDTAKQTAQGILDQGVDVILPVGGPIYQSARDAITDGGTGTVMLGVDSDLAVADPSVADMVLVSIMKRIDEAVYQATLEASTGEFDVTPYVGTLENEGVGLSGFGSFESQLPEGLADELATLQEQIISGELEVTSPSSP